The segment ccaaccctggttttctgtattgtggtagcataaatgttggaaggaaAGCAAGGACTACCCTgtccgtcttccaactgctaaaagccaccaatactcttactaaagaggattacatggacacagcataaccccaatccttacttgcaggaaaaagtacccattaaaggattttttttatcttcagacaccatctttgcacatccccctgatgtacaaggcaaagaatgactgggggtttatgggaagtgggactGATATTTAACAGCATAGAAATAGCCAACATATACTGTTTGGAAAGACCAAAATTGAAGTGGAGCTGTTGAAATAGAAGTTGCTGTAAATGTGTTTGCTGATGAATTGACAATACTACAATCACATTCTCTTAATACAATGTATTACTGCAAAGTCAATTAAATACCATATGATAACTGAGTTTTCTAATGGATTTTAATTGGATTAGACTGGAATttgaatcccccccccaaaaaaaacaaacaaaaaactgcgCAAGGTTCTTTACAGTACCCTTCAAGAGGATTGTAATATATTCCATATATTATCCCTCAAATTGTGAGAGGTGACTATTTGTACATAGACAAGAAGTTGCTGTTGCAGAAAAAGATTGccaattgtttaattattttaggAAGGCAAACAAATTACAGGCCTAAAGAAGTGTCATACCCAGCTCCAAACTTGCTGAAATCTCTTTTTGACTGGAACGTATATGTTGTTAATGCAAGGAAAACTGCAACTGTCAGCACAAGTGCCTGTAGAACCACAGCTACGTCATAGAATGTCACTAGAAAAGAGAAATGACATAATTACAATGAAGAATTGATAAAAAAATATGATACATTGAGCAATAATGCCAGTGCCTGAAAACCAACATAACATAAAATGTAGGTCATGGACAACTTAAAtccatatttttcaaaattttaaattcTTTATCTGAAAAATGTGGTAAAACAATATTTACCTGTAATAGCAACAGTCACAGTTTCCAAAACGgtctgtgtaaaaaaataatatatttatgtcaGCTTGACCTTTATTAATACAAAATGGATAATTAGCTATTTTTACATAACACCACCCTTAGCTATGGATTAGACTAATGAGTGCATTGATACTACATAGCATGGTGTTGTCAGAGGAACAAAAGGGACTTAAAATGTATCCTTTATGATGCAGACAGAGCATAACTTTCAGCACTTCTATAAAAAGAGTggtaaattgattaaataaactttTAATAGAGGTGAACAAGACAGATCTGACCACTGTATAATGTGACATCAACAAATAACAGGCTCCTATTTATAccctgtaaactcttgcacatgctcagtaggaactggtgcataATCTGGTGATAGACATACATtggaaagtttcttttttttttattgcattctgtatctggaacatgaaagaacaattttgactttactgtccctttaatcttaaaattCAAAAAGTAAAATTTACTTTTTTGTTCTTATCATGCAATCAAAATACATGTTTGTATGTCCAAAatgttgttctctttgtatcctttgttcaaaagcatacctaggtaggatcaggaagatagctgctgactggtggctacacatatgcctcttgtcaatgacaATGTTTTCAGCTACATTACAGTACTGCATTGTtcgttcttcaacaaaggataccaagggaataaagcaaaattgataagaaagttgtttaaaaatggtatgctctatttgtAATTCTTAGAACAACCTTATGTGTATCCCACAATTCTTGAAATCCCGTTTTGGTCACCTCTATTAAAAGTTTATTTCATCAACTTACCCACATTTCAGTAGAAGTGCTGTAAGTGATGTTTGTGAAAGTTACACATAAAAAGGGTTACAAATTACACATCTTGCTAAAtaaataatattctttacaaattgGTTTATGTTACttttgttgtttaaagggataggaaacaccaatttttttttcatgatttggataaaacatacaatttaaaaaaaaaaaactttccaatttacttctattatcaaatttgcttcattttccttttatcctttggtgaaggaacagcattacagtctggcagctagctgaacacacctggttagacaatcacaagacaaatgtgtgcaggcaccaatcagcagcaagctcttactagtgtaggatatgtgcgtattctttttttacacaagcgataccaagagaacaaagcacatttgaaaatataagtgaatttaaaggtttcttaaaatgacacgctctatctgaagcatgcaagtttaattttgactttcctatccctttaatgagtagCATAActcatttgtattcacattttatcTTAGCCATAGAGTATACAAGCAGCTTGAGGATAGGTGATTAGAACATAAAAGCATTTGAGAAACGCTGAATCAGGCTATTGGAACAGTAGATGTATATGGAaactttagttgaaataatttttattgaaatttttcgATTAGAAAAGAAGTTACATAGAAATTTGTAAAACATACCAAAACAATGTCAGTATAATAAAATTTCAACTCTCGTCAACCAAGTATACggaaactttaaaagggacatgaaatttaaatttcttctttcatgatgcagatataacatacaattttaaacaactttccaatttacttaattctctcgGTATCCTgtgctgaaggagcagtaatgcactactgggagctagatgaagacattagtgagccaatggcaagagacatttttgtagccaccaatcaccagctagctcccagtagagaagGATATGTtcatatgcttttttaacaaagtaaatttgagaatagaagtgaatttaaaaggttcttaaaatgctctctctgaatcatgtacatttaattttgactttcaaatccctgtaacataaaatgtttagcATTTCAAATGGACGTTTTCCTAGAATTAAAAAAGGTGCCTATACCGATTGAGATTTTTTAAGCATTTAGGTATATATACTGAACAAGAGCAAACTCctctaataacacacacatatataccgtatatatatatacacatataaacacacatacatatatatatatatatatatatctcatcgaAGGTTGATCATCTAATGCATTTCTATTTGTCTATATACTAGACTATAAAGGAGTGGAAAATGAATCCCTAGCTTGATTTTAAACAAGATATTATAgttaataaaatacttacaaatccAGTAAGCAAGTAAAGATTGAAGGGATACTGATGTCTGTAAACTGTCAGAGCAATAACTGTGCACAACGATCCAATGGCCGATATCACAAGCAgagcaaagcttttttttttttaaacgaaacaaacacaaagaaaaagagaaaaaaaataacagaaaaaaacaaacaaaaaaaaaagtgagaatatAACTGTAAATCAATACACTTTACAATATGTAAGATACTAATATACTATATGGGCTACTATAAGATACTAATATACTATATGGGCTACTATAAGATACTAATATACTATATGGGCTACTATAAGATACTAATATACTATATGGGCTACTATATgaagaaaaaagttcagaaaaacaGTCACTGACAACCATATATTTAATGaatataacaataacaattttggtgttgactgtccctttagatcCTACCAGTGTTGCCTATGGGGAGACAGATTGCATGGATGGTATTAAGTTTGTAATGTAAACATATGTACTCAACAAAATAAAACGTGTTGGGAGTCAATAATATGCggacattttttttctataaattagTGGAGATAATTAGAAGTCTGTTTTTCTTTATCAAATCTCTACCCATCATCCCTGGGATGGCTACCTCTAATATATGTGCTGCAATTCACCTACTACTCCCAACCTCGCCGGAGAACTCAAAATGAATTTTAGAGTCAATTGGAAATTTAGACAATGGCTCTATGACTCACTATACTTATAATGCATGCTGTTGAGTTCATTGTTATGGCATTACTGTTAATAATTTGAAGGGTCATTCTAGAGAAGAAAGAACAcaattagagtatgtcattttagcaCTGTGATGCTGCAATTCTGTGTGTTAAGCccctgcaaagggcttaaacacatagctaaattaCTGCTCAGGAGCTGAAAAGAACTGCTGGTCCTGTCACAAGTGAAAATAGCTGATGAGAATCAGCAGCGACAGTTACACAGCTGGCTAGTGCGACTGATGCACGCTGGCAgtgtctgcttgggaccagcagttctctgcagttcAAGAGCAGTACTTTAATGAATAAGAGCAGGTAAAAGTAAAGAAAAAACCCCAATTAAACTTACCTTTCATGCACAAAGGTTCGTACAGAATCAAAGTAGAGGAATAATGCTGTTGTTACAGTGGTCAAAAGCAATTGCACTGACAGAATGCTGTAAACTTTTCTCAAAAaacctaggaaaaaaaaaaaaaaaaaaaaaagtgtaagattTTGTTAAACCCCTGCAACTTTCGTAGCCATTGGTAATCACTAAAGGTTAGACTCTTTGCCTAAATCCATGTACCTTTAATATAGGCAATGAGCAACACTCCTGCGCTGTATGTATTCTGCATGCAATGTTCTCAAGTGGGCACAAATATTTAGGGTTTACAATTTTCGCCCAGCAACTGAAGTGTGCACATTTGAATAGGTACAAAATaagcaaaatacagaaaaaaaagttactcactcataagtaaatacacatacacagccCATGTATGCCATGACATTAACACAAATAATTGTATCTGGATTCCTTTTCCTTTATGAACAAGGTTGTCTGAATGGTTTAGCCAAACAATTGAAGAACACTGGTCTAAACTACTAATCTCTGAATATTTGAGTTACTCTTtaatttaataaagaataccaaaagaacaaagcaaattttgattgcatgccctatctgaattgtgaaagtttaattttaaagggacagttgactcCAAAAttctgattgtttaaaaagatagataattcctttattacccagttttgcataaccaacacagttatattaataatacctctgtgattaccttgtatctaagcctctgcagactgcccccttatttcagtacttttgacagacttgcattttagccaatcagtgccctctcataaagtAACTCCGCGGGCAggcgcacaatgttatctatatggcacactgaaCTATCGCcctttagctgtaaaaaaatgtcaaatgcattcccataagtggcagccttcaagggctttgaaaatagcatatgagcctacctactgtaggtttagccttcaactactAATACCAAGATAAAGcagattttttcatcatattttatatttttttttttatagtaaactagtcaataagcctgcccaaagggcagtctaatttttgttttagctacagatgtagaaacaacctattttgtaactcttcttttatataaataagtggaaaagtctgcccagagggcagtattaTGTGCTGACAGAACCACCCTGCCGTTTTTGGAAGGGCATTCTATTGTGGCGactgaaccaccctgccatttttggaatccacctggatgcagcttacgctgcacccatgtggattctttcaccaccccttttgctctccctcttcccccccttctctattgttctctcccccttcccccccttctcttttgttctctcccccttctcttttgttctctcccccttcccccccttctcttttgttctctcccccttcccccccttctcttttgttctctcccccttcccccccttctcttttgttctctcccccttccccccccttctcttttgttctctcccccttcccccccttctcttttgttctctcccccttcccccccttctcttttgttctctcccccttcccccccttctcttttgttctctcccccttcccccccttctcttttgttctctcccccttcccccccttctcttttgttctctcccccttctcttttgttctctcccccttcccccccttctcttttgttctctcccccttcccccccttctcttttgttctctcccccttcccccccttctcttttgttctctcccccttcccccccttctcttttgttctctcccccttcccccccttctcttttgttctctcccccttcccccccttctcttttgttctctcccccttcccccccttctcttttgttctctccccctgtctttttttttttttttttttaaattggggcactcccactgcctccccttccctgctgagccacccacatctcccaccggcaccagcagaagatcgttacagacggtgacacacacagtgtcaccgtctgtaacaatcaggcatctggcctcatatggaggcggagcaccgatcgcgctccagctccatatgcggcagatgcctgaagctccagctctcagctgttctgttacagctgagagttggagcttctGAAACTGTCTGTCGCCGTGAGGCGGCTGCAcgtgcatccaacattcctttgaggatgcgcttacaaacacaattatagtatagattataagatatgatgaaaataatgctatctttaaaaagtcaattttatggcgaaaaaaaaacgaacacaagtatgtatgggtacagtaaatgagtaagaggaaaattacatctaaacacaaacaccacagaaatgtaaaaatagccctggtccttaaagggacattaaacccaaaaatgttctttcatgattcagacagagaataccattttaagcaacatttcaatttacttctattatctaacttgcttcattctttagatatcatttgtttaagaaatagcaatgcacacgggtgagccaatcatatgaggcatctatgtgtagccaccaatcagaagctattgagactatctagatatgcttttcaggaaataatatcaaaagaacaaagcaaattagataatagaagtaaattagaaaactggtattctctatctgaatcatgaaacacaatttttttggtttaatgtctctttaaccccttaatgaccacagcacttttccattttctgtccgtttgggaccaaggttatttttacatttttgctgtgtttgtgtttagctgtaatttttctcttactcatttactgtacccacacattatatactgtttttctcgccattaaatggactttcaaaagataccattattttcatcatatcttataattaatctgttacatatctacaaccaccaaaaaacacccaatcTAAAtagtgttctttgcaagttatagagccataaacacaagtagcactttgctatttccaaaccacttttttttcaaaattagcgctagttacattaattaattaacactaatatctttcaggaatccctgaatatccattgacatgtatatatattttttttagaagacatcccaaagtattgatctaggcccattttggtatacttcatgccatcatttcatcgccaaatgcaatcaaataaaaaaaaaaatgttcactttttcacaaactttaggtttctcacagaaattatttacaaacaacttgtgcaattatggcataaatggttgtaaatgcttctctgggatcccctttgttcataaatagcagacatatatggctttgctttttggtaattagaaggctgctaaatgccactgcgcaccacacgtgtattatgcccagcagtgaaggggttaattggggagcttctagggttaattgtagctttagtgtagtagacaacccaaagtaatgatctaggcccattttggtatatttcatgcaattttaggtttctcactgaaattatttacaaacagcttgtgcaataatggcacaaatggttttaagtgcttctctgggaccccctttgttcggaaatagcagacatatatgactttggcgttgctttttggtaattagaaggccgctaaatgctgctgcgcatcacacgtgtattatggctagcagtgaaggggttaattaggtagtttgtagggagcttgcagggttaattttagctttagtgtagagatcagcctcccacctgacacatcacaccccctgatccctccaaaaacaactcccttccctcccccacctcacaattgtcctcgccatcttaagtactggcagaaacccccaccccctgactgatctttttttaacatatatcccccccttttaatattcatttttctgtggtgtagcagttcccacccgctccctccctgagcgggtctggttttccccctgagcgcatctgggcagctgtctagtcacagcccggcccgatcgtgccattacactcaatgtagctcactcagacccgctcagtagagcaagagcagcGGTctgaaaaaaacctttttttaatcaaatttcaccggcaatattatgttgaataaagtttggctaagataatgttatataattctccactatgtgcagaattatataacattattttctaggtttactgtccctttaagggtaaggaattgaaaaatggccttgtctttaaggggttaatcaattgcTGAATATGGCGGGCGGAAG is part of the Bombina bombina isolate aBomBom1 chromosome 6, aBomBom1.pri, whole genome shotgun sequence genome and harbors:
- the TMBIM4 gene encoding protein lifeguard 4, translated to MAADNSYPRFSIEDDFNYGSNVASAHIQIRMGFLRKVYSILSVQLLLTTVTTALFLYFDSVRTFVHESFALLVISAIGSLCTVIALTVYRHQYPFNLYLLTGFTVLETVTVAITVTFYDVAVVLQALVLTVAVFLALTTYTFQSKRDFSKFGAGLFTGLLILILAGFLRLFLYSETLDLVIAAAGALLFCGFIIYDTHVLMHKLSPEEYILAAINLYLDIINLFLHLLRLLEALNKK